One Romboutsia sp. 13368 genomic window carries:
- a CDS encoding YlmC/YmxH family sporulation protein, which produces MIRVSDIMEKEIINVKNGKRMGFITDIDMDINEGKVISFSISGDSGRGFFSRGYEQESIFWNDILKIGYDTIIVNIGSELNLDEFNI; this is translated from the coding sequence ATGATAAGAGTATCTGATATAATGGAAAAGGAAATAATAAACGTAAAAAATGGAAAGAGAATGGGATTTATAACTGATATAGATATGGATATAAATGAAGGCAAAGTAATATCATTTTCTATTTCAGGAGATAGTGGAAGAGGTTTTTTTTCTAGAGGATATGAACAAGAGTCAATATTTTGGAATGATATACTTAAGATAGGTTATGATACTATAATAGTAAATATAGGATCTGAGCTTAACTTAGACGAATTTAATATATAG
- a CDS encoding GGDEF domain-containing protein, producing the protein ISKRVNASPKIVDYLEMLIMLYVFLIVVTTTGGHNSRYKILSIFIVLIGAIQFSRNYSLGMATISAIIILIIDLLAIGTNKXSLMEYFEKDLILFSVLFITAFILGMYVDIERXHGKELKTLANIDELTGLYNYRYFQEFLQKSIDYANKEKQEVSLLFMDIDYFKTFNDVNGHQAGDLILKEIGEIMKACIRSSDVVARYGGEEFAVILPNTTEDEAVKIGERIRLSIQNTYFKGQENQPNNNVTISIGVSSYPNRSSSKHQLISTADDALYRAKVFNRNRVEL; encoded by the coding sequence ATATAAGTAAGAGGGTAAATGCATCTCCTAAGATAGTAGACTATTTAGAAATGTTAATTATGCTTTATGTATTTTTGATAGTAGTAACTACCACAGGTGGACACAATAGTAGATATAAGATATTAAGCATATTTATTGTATTAATAGGAGCTATACAATTTAGTAGAAATTATAGTTTAGGAATGGCTACTATATCTGCTATTATTATATTAATTATTGATTTATTAGCAATAGGAACAAATAAARAATCTTTGATGGAGTATTTTGAAAAAGATTTAATTTTATTTAGTGTATTATTTATTACAGCATTTATACTAGGGATGTATGTAGATATAGARAGAARCCATGGTAAAGAGCTTAAAACTTTAGCGAATATAGATGAACTTACAGGTTTATATAATTATAGATATTTTCAAGAGTTTTTGCAAAAATCTATTGATTATGCTAATAAAGAAAAGCAAGAAGTTTCATTATTGTTTATGGATATAGATTATTTTAAAACTTTTAATGATGTTAATGGACATCAAGCAGGAGATTTAATTCTTAAAGAAATTGGAGAAATAATGAAGGCATGTATAAGAAGTAGTGATGTAGTGGCTAGATATGGTGGAGAAGAGTTTGCAGTTATACTCCCAAATACTACAGAAGATGAGGCTGTGAAAATAGGAGAAAGAATTAGATTATCTATACAAAATACATATTTTAAAGGCCAAGAAAACCAACCMAATAATAATGTAACAATATCAATAGGAGTATCATCTTATCCTAATAGATCTTCTAGTAAACACCAATTAATAAGTACAGCTGATGATGCTTTATACAGAGCAAAAGTATTTAATAGAAATAGGGTAGAATTATAG
- the nrdR gene encoding transcriptional regulator NrdR, with product MQCPYCNHKECKVMDSRHTDSKSIRRRRECESCKKRFTTYEKIETTPIMVIKKDNTREYFDGDKIKHGILKSCEKRPVSIEQIEEIVSFIENEINKNYISEIETGKIGEMVMYKLKDVDEVSYVRFASVYRQFKDINTFVTELKNILMEREN from the coding sequence ATGCAATGTCCTTATTGCAATCATAAAGAATGTAAGGTAATGGATTCTAGGCATACGGATTCAAAATCTATAAGGAGAAGAAGAGAGTGTGAGTCTTGTAAAAAAAGATTTACAACTTATGAGAAAATAGAGACAACACCTATAATGGTAATTAAAAAAGATAATACAAGAGAATATTTTGATGGTGATAAGATAAAACATGGTATATTAAAATCATGTGAAAAGAGACCCGTTTCAATTGAACAAATTGAAGAAATAGTATCATTTATTGAAAATGAAATAAATAAAAATTACATATCAGAAATAGAAACTGGAAAAATTGGCGAAATGGTAATGTATAAATTAAAAGATGTGGATGAAGTATCATATGTAAGGTTTGCATCTGTTTATAGACAGTTTAAAGATATAAATACTTTTGTTACAGAACTTAAGAATATACTAATGGAAAGAGAAAACTAA